From the Brassica napus cultivar Da-Ae chromosome A8, Da-Ae, whole genome shotgun sequence genome, one window contains:
- the LOC106369880 gene encoding auxin-responsive protein SAUR50-like codes for MAEGVGKCSKIRHIVKLRQMLRRWRNKARLSSVSRSVPSDVPSGHVAVCVGSGCRRFVVRASYLNHPILSNLLVQAEEEYGFVNQGPLVIPCEESVFEEAIRFISRSNRCTCPEDLQKCHGGVTSKLDLLIESRPLLHGVVDKAVW; via the coding sequence ATGGCCGAAGGTGTCGGAAAATGCAGCAAGATCCGCCACATTGTGAAGCTCAGGCAAATGCTCAGGCGATGGCGAAACAAAGCACGTTTATCTTCAGTCAGCCGTTCTGTGCCGTCGGATGTTCCATCTGGACACGTGGCGGTATGCGTGGGAAGTGGCTGCAGGAGATTTGTGGTGCGCGCGTCGTACCTGAACCATCCGATCCTGAGTAATCTCCTTGTCCAAGCTGAGGAAGAGTACGGTTTCGTTAACCAGGGGCCGCTTGTCATCCCGTGCGAAGAATCGGTTTTCGAGGAAGCTATCCGGTTTATTTCCCGGTCGAACCGGTGTACTTGTCCCGAAGATCTCCAGAAATGCCACGGAGGGGTCACAAGCAAGCTTGATCTTTTGATCGAATCTCGACCGTTGCTTCACGGGGTCGTCGATAAAGCCGTCTGGTGA